The Flavobacterium commune genome contains a region encoding:
- the fabV gene encoding enoyl-ACP reductase FabV, translating to MIIEPRMRGFICLTAHPVGCEQSVKNQIEYVKSKGAIDGAKKVLVIGASTGFGLASRISSAFGSDAATIGVFFEKPPLAGKTASPGWYNSAAFEKEAHKAGLYAKSINGDAFSNEVKRETLDLIKADLGQVDLIIYSLASPVRTNPNTGVTHRSVLKPIGATFSNKTVDFHTGKVSEVSIEPCSGDDIENTIAVMGGEDWAMWIDALKAENLLAPGAATVAYSYIGPSVTEAVYRKGTIGRAKDHLEATAFTISDSLADINGRAYVSVNKALVTQASSAIPVIPLYISLLYKIMKAEGVHEGCIEQIQRLYQQRLFTGAEVPVDEKGRIRIDDWEMRDDIQAQVAQLWEQATTENLAEIGDLEGYRKDFYNLFGFDLAGVDYKAEADEMVQVESIA from the coding sequence ATGATCATAGAACCTAGAATGAGAGGATTTATTTGCTTGACAGCACACCCGGTGGGATGTGAGCAAAGTGTTAAAAATCAAATTGAGTATGTTAAATCAAAAGGAGCCATTGATGGTGCTAAGAAAGTACTTGTAATTGGTGCTTCAACAGGATTTGGTTTGGCTTCAAGAATTTCAAGTGCTTTTGGTTCTGATGCAGCAACTATTGGAGTATTTTTTGAAAAACCACCATTGGCTGGAAAAACGGCTTCACCAGGTTGGTATAATTCTGCTGCTTTTGAAAAAGAGGCTCATAAAGCAGGTTTGTATGCAAAAAGTATCAATGGAGATGCTTTTTCGAATGAAGTAAAAAGAGAAACATTAGATTTAATAAAAGCCGATTTAGGTCAGGTGGATTTGATTATTTACAGTTTGGCTTCTCCTGTTCGTACAAATCCAAATACAGGTGTAACACATCGTTCGGTTTTAAAACCTATTGGAGCTACTTTTTCAAACAAAACAGTAGATTTTCATACAGGAAAAGTTTCTGAAGTTTCGATAGAACCATGCAGTGGTGACGATATCGAAAATACAATTGCTGTAATGGGAGGTGAAGACTGGGCTATGTGGATTGATGCTTTAAAAGCAGAAAATTTATTAGCTCCAGGAGCTGCAACAGTTGCTTATTCTTATATTGGGCCATCAGTTACTGAGGCAGTTTATAGAAAAGGAACTATTGGTCGTGCTAAAGATCATTTAGAAGCTACTGCTTTTACAATTTCAGATAGTTTAGCTGATATTAACGGAAGAGCGTATGTTTCGGTAAATAAAGCATTAGTTACTCAGGCGAGTTCGGCAATTCCTGTAATTCCGTTGTATATTTCTTTATTGTACAAAATAATGAAAGCTGAAGGAGTCCATGAAGGTTGTATCGAGCAAATTCAACGTTTATACCAACAAAGATTGTTTACAGGAGCTGAAGTTCCTGTTGATGAAAAAGGTAGAATTCGTATTGATGACTGGGAAATGCGCGATGATATTCAAGCTCAGGTTGCTCAATTGTGGGAACAGGCAACTACTGAAAATTTAGCTGAAATAGGAGATTTAGAAGGATACAGAAAAGATTTTTATAATTTATTTGGTTTTGATTTAGCTGGAGTGGATTATAAAGCAGAAGCTGACGAAATGGTTCAGGTTGAAAGTATAGCTTAA
- the recN gene encoding DNA repair protein RecN, producing MITALSIKNYALIEKLAIDFSKGFSIITGETGAGKSIILGALGLVLGKRADLTSLKNKEEKCIIEAQFEISKYNLRAFFEANDLDYEDETIIRREILPSGKSRAFINDSPVNLQELQDLGLFLIDIHSQQQTRELNDENVQFDIIDAIAANQEIIADYQLLLKSYKSDKTQLNSLIKKQSESNKEQEYHAFLLNELLAAQLKSGEQEELESVFEQLNNVEIIKEAIDKSLAIANEEQFGVLNNLKEIKTAIQKIASFSIEYKELLERIDSLTIEFDDISAEMNRCSEKITHDPEQLEQINQKLQVIYNLQKKHQVLTVDELLLIQTKLENEVVELGNIEEEITLLSTAIQEKASKLNALATTIHDNRIQAIPVLSEKMIGILATLGMPNTRFNIEVTQGESYFSNGKDELQFLFSANKGTDFGLLKKVASGGEMSRIMLAVKAILAQYSKLPTLIFDEIDTGVSGEIAIKMGEIMKEMSKKMQIFAITHLPQIAAKGEAHFKVFKSTIEEDTQSELKLLSEEERVVEIAQMLSGAIVSDSALNHAKALLN from the coding sequence ATGATTACTGCACTATCAATAAAAAACTATGCTTTAATTGAAAAATTAGCTATTGATTTTTCTAAAGGATTTTCGATTATTACAGGAGAAACGGGTGCGGGGAAATCCATTATTTTAGGGGCTTTAGGACTAGTTTTAGGAAAACGCGCCGATTTGACTTCTTTGAAAAACAAGGAGGAAAAGTGTATTATTGAAGCCCAATTTGAAATTTCAAAATACAATTTAAGAGCTTTTTTTGAAGCTAATGATTTGGATTACGAAGATGAAACTATCATACGAAGAGAAATTCTACCTTCGGGAAAATCGCGTGCTTTTATTAATGATAGTCCTGTAAATCTTCAGGAATTGCAGGATTTAGGTTTGTTTTTAATCGATATTCATTCGCAGCAACAAACCAGGGAACTTAACGATGAGAATGTACAGTTTGATATAATTGACGCCATTGCTGCTAATCAGGAAATTATTGCTGATTATCAATTGCTTCTTAAAAGTTATAAATCAGATAAGACACAATTAAATTCGCTTATTAAAAAGCAAAGTGAATCTAATAAAGAACAGGAATATCATGCTTTTTTATTGAATGAATTGCTTGCAGCCCAACTAAAATCGGGTGAGCAAGAAGAACTGGAAAGTGTTTTTGAGCAGCTGAATAATGTTGAAATTATAAAAGAAGCTATTGATAAATCGTTGGCTATTGCCAATGAAGAGCAATTTGGCGTTTTAAATAATCTGAAAGAAATTAAAACAGCCATACAAAAAATTGCTTCTTTTTCTATTGAGTACAAAGAATTACTGGAAAGAATTGATAGTTTAACGATTGAATTTGATGATATTTCGGCTGAAATGAATCGTTGTTCTGAAAAAATCACTCACGATCCGGAACAATTAGAGCAAATTAATCAAAAGTTACAGGTGATTTATAATTTGCAAAAAAAGCATCAGGTGCTTACTGTAGATGAGTTGTTGTTAATTCAAACCAAATTAGAAAATGAAGTTGTTGAATTAGGAAATATTGAAGAGGAAATTACTCTTTTGAGTACTGCAATTCAGGAAAAAGCTTCAAAATTAAATGCTTTAGCCACTACTATTCATGATAATAGAATTCAGGCTATTCCGGTTTTATCTGAAAAAATGATTGGAATATTGGCGACTTTGGGAATGCCTAATACACGTTTTAATATTGAAGTAACACAAGGTGAAAGTTATTTTTCCAATGGAAAAGACGAATTGCAATTTTTGTTTTCGGCCAATAAAGGAACTGATTTTGGATTATTGAAAAAAGTAGCTTCGGGAGGAGAGATGTCCCGAATTATGCTGGCTGTAAAAGCTATTTTGGCACAATATTCAAAATTACCAACCTTGATTTTTGATGAGATTGATACTGGGGTTTCCGGAGAAATTGCCATAAAAATGGGAGAAATCATGAAGGAAATGAGCAAGAAAATGCAAATATTTGCCATTACTCATTTACCTCAGATTGCTGCCAAAGGGGAGGCTCATTTTAAAGTGTTTAAATCAACTATTGAAGAGGATACCCAATCAGAATTAAAATTACTGTCAGAAGAAGAGCGCGTTGTTGAAATTGCGCAAATGCTGTCGGGAGCTATTGTTTCAGATTCGGCTCTAAATCATGCAAAAGCCTTGTTGAACTAA
- the porD gene encoding type IX secretion system protein PorD → MNKIIVFVFLLSFGFVQAQQLNCTVTVNAQKMGNPNQQVYKTLETSLNEFVNKTDWTTQNYKQQEMINCSMYITLLSHSSDQFTATIQVQSSRPVFDSSYETPVLNINDKDFGFTYTEFENLVFNVNSFQSNLISVISFYSYMIIGMDKDTFELKSGDPVYQTAQTIATVAQQSGYKGWSQLDGNQNRYFLINDLLSPTFAEIRKTIFDYHQALDGMTTDTKLAKEKVKNSLIALNKLNNSKPNAFLTRGFFDAKSDEIVSIFSGGPNLSITDLVDNLNKISPMNSSKWATFKF, encoded by the coding sequence ATGAATAAGATAATCGTCTTTGTTTTTCTATTAAGCTTTGGTTTTGTTCAGGCGCAACAGTTGAATTGTACTGTGACGGTTAATGCCCAAAAAATGGGTAATCCTAATCAGCAAGTATATAAAACACTGGAAACTTCGTTGAACGAGTTTGTTAATAAAACCGATTGGACTACACAGAATTACAAACAACAGGAAATGATTAATTGTTCGATGTATATTACTTTGCTTTCGCATAGTTCTGATCAGTTTACAGCAACAATTCAGGTTCAATCATCCCGTCCTGTTTTTGATTCTTCTTATGAAACACCGGTTTTGAATATTAATGATAAGGATTTTGGTTTTACTTATACCGAATTTGAAAATTTAGTCTTTAACGTTAATTCATTTCAATCGAATTTGATTTCGGTGATTTCTTTTTATAGTTATATGATTATCGGAATGGATAAAGATACATTTGAATTAAAATCAGGTGATCCGGTTTATCAAACAGCACAAACCATAGCTACAGTTGCCCAGCAAAGCGGATACAAAGGCTGGAGTCAATTGGACGGAAATCAAAATCGTTATTTTTTAATTAATGATTTATTGTCACCAACATTTGCTGAAATTAGAAAAACAATTTTTGATTATCACCAGGCTTTGGACGGAATGACAACTGATACTAAATTGGCTAAAGAAAAAGTGAAAAACTCCTTAATAGCATTGAATAAATTGAATAATTCAAAACCTAATGCCTTTTTGACCCGCGGTTTTTTTGATGCAAAATCAGATGAAATTGTTTCTATTTTTTCAGGAGGACCTAATTTAAGTATTACTGATTTAGTAGATAATTTGAATAAAATTTCGCCTATGAATTCCAGTAAATGGGCAACATTTAAGTTTTAA
- the coaBC gene encoding bifunctional phosphopantothenoylcysteine decarboxylase/phosphopantothenate--cysteine ligase CoaBC, with product MSVLSGKKILLGVSGGIAAYKTASLVRLFIKAGAHVQVIMTPASKDFVTPLTLSTLSKNPVYSTFFNQDEEDEKWNNHVELGLWADLMLVVPATANTLSKMANGNCDNLLIATYLSAKCPVYFAPAMDLDMYKHPSTIASFKALEQFGNIMIPAESGELASGLSGEGRMAEPENIIAFLEADLESKLPLKGKKILITAGPTYEAIDPVRFIGNHSSGKMGFDIAKSAANLGASVILVTGPTHCVANHSLIEVVKVTSAQEMYDTCHQYYNEVDVAIAAAAVADYKPKRVADQKIKKAADNFIIELEKTKDILYSLGENKKNQFLIGFALETENEIENAKAKIQKKNLDLIVLNSLQDEGAGFQKITNKVTFIDKDFKIEPMELKSKEAVADDIINKVIAHFHE from the coding sequence ATGTCAGTTTTAAGCGGTAAAAAGATTTTGCTAGGTGTTTCTGGCGGAATTGCCGCCTATAAAACAGCGTCTTTAGTACGACTTTTTATAAAAGCAGGTGCACATGTCCAAGTGATAATGACACCTGCTTCTAAGGATTTTGTAACCCCACTTACCTTATCCACCTTATCTAAAAATCCGGTTTATTCCACTTTTTTTAATCAGGACGAAGAAGATGAAAAATGGAATAATCATGTTGAATTAGGGCTTTGGGCTGATTTAATGCTTGTTGTGCCCGCAACTGCAAATACCCTGTCTAAGATGGCAAATGGTAATTGTGATAATCTGCTTATTGCTACTTATTTGTCAGCAAAATGCCCTGTTTATTTTGCTCCTGCAATGGATTTGGATATGTATAAGCATCCTTCTACTATTGCTAGTTTTAAAGCTTTAGAACAATTTGGCAACATTATGATTCCTGCCGAAAGCGGAGAATTAGCCAGTGGTTTATCAGGTGAGGGCAGAATGGCTGAACCTGAAAATATCATTGCTTTCCTTGAAGCTGATTTGGAAAGTAAATTGCCTCTCAAAGGTAAAAAAATACTAATCACAGCCGGGCCTACTTATGAGGCTATCGATCCTGTTCGTTTTATAGGAAATCATTCTTCAGGAAAAATGGGCTTTGATATAGCAAAAAGTGCCGCTAATCTTGGCGCTTCGGTTATTTTAGTTACAGGTCCTACACATTGTGTTGCAAATCATTCTTTAATAGAAGTAGTTAAAGTTACTTCGGCACAGGAAATGTACGATACCTGTCATCAATATTATAATGAGGTTGATGTGGCCATTGCTGCAGCTGCTGTAGCTGATTATAAGCCAAAAAGAGTAGCTGACCAAAAGATTAAAAAAGCAGCAGATAATTTTATCATCGAACTCGAAAAGACAAAAGATATTCTGTATTCATTGGGGGAAAATAAGAAGAACCAGTTTTTAATCGGTTTTGCTTTGGAAACTGAAAATGAAATTGAGAATGCTAAGGCTAAAATTCAGAAAAAAAACTTAGATTTGATTGTTTTAAATTCTTTGCAGGATGAAGGTGCCGGTTTTCAAAAAATAACCAATAAAGTTACTTTTATCGATAAAGATTTTAAAATTGAACCGATGGAATTAAAATCCAAAGAAGCGGTTGCTGATGATATTATAAATAAAGTAATAGCTCATTTTCATGAATAA
- a CDS encoding DNA-directed RNA polymerase subunit omega, whose product MDLKKTNAPVNTITYNKTLIEQPTGNVYEAITIMAKRANQINSEIKKELTEKLEEFATYNDSLEEVFENKEQIEVSKFYEKLPKPHALAVQEWLDGKIYHRESNK is encoded by the coding sequence ATGGATTTAAAAAAGACGAATGCTCCAGTAAACACAATAACGTACAATAAAACGCTTATTGAACAACCTACTGGAAATGTGTATGAAGCAATTACCATTATGGCTAAAAGAGCGAACCAAATTAACTCTGAAATTAAAAAAGAATTAACAGAGAAATTGGAAGAGTTTGCTACATATAATGACAGTCTTGAAGAAGTTTTTGAAAACAAAGAACAAATCGAGGTTTCTAAATTCTATGAAAAATTGCCAAAACCACACGCTTTAGCAGTACAGGAATGGTTAGATGGTAAAATCTATCACAGAGAATCAAACAAATAA
- a CDS encoding outer membrane protein assembly factor BamD, whose product MKKIVSLLFLVVLFGSCNEYQKALKSEDVSKKFAMADTLFAQAKYSKALRLFEQIAPEFRGKPQAEKLFYMFAQSYYKTKQYHLAAYQFESFVSGYPKSVKAEEAAFLGARSYAVLSPVYSLDQADTHKAIEKMQSFIDRYPNSSYLAEANGLTKLLSEKIERKVYENAKGYNTISDFKSALVAFDNFIIDFPGTKFQEDALYYKFDSAYQLGINSVPEKMQERLNVAKTSYQNLIKFKADTKYKEKADEMYARVEQELQKYTK is encoded by the coding sequence ATGAAGAAAATTGTATCCTTATTGTTTCTTGTTGTTCTTTTTGGTTCCTGTAATGAGTACCAAAAAGCATTGAAAAGCGAAGATGTTTCGAAAAAATTTGCGATGGCAGATACATTGTTTGCTCAGGCTAAATATTCTAAAGCATTGCGACTTTTTGAGCAAATAGCTCCTGAATTTAGAGGGAAACCTCAGGCGGAAAAATTGTTTTATATGTTTGCACAGTCATATTACAAAACAAAACAATACCATTTAGCAGCCTATCAGTTTGAAAGTTTTGTTTCAGGATACCCAAAAAGTGTGAAAGCAGAAGAAGCTGCTTTTTTAGGTGCCAGAAGTTATGCTGTTTTATCGCCGGTGTATAGTTTAGATCAGGCAGATACTCATAAGGCAATTGAAAAAATGCAGTCTTTTATTGATAGGTATCCTAATTCTTCTTATTTAGCAGAAGCAAATGGTTTGACAAAATTATTGTCTGAAAAGATTGAGAGAAAGGTTTATGAAAACGCAAAAGGTTACAATACTATTTCTGATTTTAAATCAGCATTAGTAGCTTTTGATAATTTTATTATCGATTTTCCGGGTACAAAATTTCAGGAAGATGCCTTGTATTATAAATTTGATTCTGCTTATCAATTAGGGATTAACAGTGTTCCTGAAAAAATGCAGGAAAGATTAAACGTTGCTAAAACTTCGTACCAAAATTTGATTAAGTTTAAAGCGGATACCAAATACAAAGAAAAAGCAGACGAGATGTATGCTCGTGTGGAACAAGAATTACAAAAATATACTAAATAA
- the dapA gene encoding 4-hydroxy-tetrahydrodipicolinate synthase codes for MQSLIGTGVALVTPFKEDFSIDTEALKRIVNFSVDGGIEYLVILGTTAENATLSNDEKELVIQTVIEANNGRLPLVLGVGGNNTMKVVEELKTRDLSPYVAILSVSPYYNKPSQEGIYQHFKAVSEASPIPVIIYNVPGRTSSNMLPQTVLRLANDFENIVAIKEAAGDIVQAMQLLKDKPKDFHVISGDDMTALATVLAGGSGVISVIAQGFPKEFSEMIRLGLNRKVDEAFKSQYLLFDCIDMIFEQGNPAGIKQVFQTLGIAENIVRLPLVSVDESLQQRIAEFVKRIDK; via the coding sequence ATGCAATCATTAATAGGAACTGGTGTTGCTCTTGTAACTCCTTTCAAAGAAGATTTTTCAATTGATACTGAAGCATTAAAAAGAATTGTAAATTTTTCTGTAGATGGGGGAATTGAATATCTGGTTATTTTAGGAACAACAGCAGAGAATGCAACGCTAAGCAATGACGAAAAAGAATTGGTTATCCAAACTGTTATTGAAGCTAATAATGGTCGTTTACCGTTGGTTTTAGGTGTAGGTGGAAATAATACAATGAAAGTGGTTGAGGAGTTAAAAACAAGAGATTTGTCTCCTTATGTTGCAATTCTTTCGGTTTCTCCTTATTATAACAAGCCTTCACAAGAAGGGATTTATCAGCATTTTAAAGCGGTTTCTGAGGCTTCGCCAATTCCGGTAATTATTTATAATGTTCCTGGTAGAACTTCAAGCAATATGTTACCTCAAACAGTATTGCGTTTAGCCAATGATTTCGAAAACATTGTTGCAATTAAAGAAGCTGCGGGCGATATTGTTCAGGCAATGCAATTGTTGAAAGACAAACCAAAAGATTTCCATGTAATTTCAGGTGATGATATGACAGCACTGGCAACTGTATTAGCTGGAGGTTCAGGAGTGATTTCGGTTATTGCACAAGGTTTTCCAAAAGAATTTTCTGAAATGATTCGTTTAGGGCTGAATCGTAAAGTGGATGAAGCATTCAAATCACAATATTTATTGTTTGATTGTATCGATATGATTTTTGAACAAGGGAATCCGGCTGGTATCAAGCAGGTTTTTCAGACTTTAGGAATCGCCGAAAATATCGTTCGACTTCCATTGGTAAGCGTGGATGAATCTTTACAACAAAGAATTGCTGAATTTGTAAAAAGAATTGACAAATAA